The Rhodopseudomonas palustris genome window below encodes:
- a CDS encoding TIGR03619 family F420-dependent LLM class oxidoreductase: MSLILSAGLPTGMEGLTYPIPFSTPETLIKIAQHAEKLGYHSVWGNDHMTTQHYVREEFPVPPRFWEPLMTYAFIAANTTTLRFGTGILVLPMRRDIVVVAKQIATLDHFSGGRLEIGVGVGAYKEEFDALRPEGGAHRGDMVEEGVKALQLLFKDRVASFEGKYYNYKDVEFFPKPKQARLPIYFGGNNENHIRRVAETADGWIPAGMPAAKLKSMAARMMEMVVANGRDPAQISVAPQFIVHGARNQETAVARYKQSQMHKHLLSLSKSTLKEEAGLAMEDINLIGTPDVILEKIAKLKDAGVTHLLGMYFAANDVQELLDQMQFFAEEVMPRIE; encoded by the coding sequence ATGAGCCTGATCCTGAGCGCCGGCCTGCCCACTGGAATGGAAGGCCTCACCTATCCGATCCCCTTCTCCACCCCGGAGACACTGATCAAGATCGCCCAGCACGCCGAGAAGCTCGGCTATCACTCGGTCTGGGGCAACGACCACATGACCACGCAGCATTATGTGCGCGAGGAATTCCCGGTGCCGCCGCGGTTCTGGGAGCCGCTGATGACCTACGCGTTCATCGCCGCGAACACCACGACGCTGCGCTTCGGCACCGGCATCCTCGTGCTGCCGATGCGCCGCGACATCGTGGTCGTCGCCAAGCAGATCGCGACGCTCGATCACTTCAGCGGCGGCCGGCTCGAAATCGGCGTCGGCGTCGGCGCCTACAAGGAGGAGTTCGACGCACTCCGTCCCGAAGGCGGCGCCCATCGCGGCGACATGGTCGAGGAGGGCGTCAAGGCGCTGCAACTGCTGTTCAAGGACCGCGTCGCCTCGTTCGAGGGCAAATACTACAACTACAAGGACGTCGAATTCTTCCCGAAGCCGAAGCAGGCGCGGCTGCCGATCTATTTCGGCGGCAACAACGAGAACCACATCCGCCGCGTCGCGGAGACCGCGGACGGCTGGATCCCGGCCGGCATGCCCGCCGCCAAGCTCAAGAGCATGGCCGCGCGCATGATGGAGATGGTGGTGGCGAACGGTCGCGATCCCGCGCAGATTTCCGTCGCGCCGCAATTCATCGTCCACGGCGCCAGGAATCAGGAAACCGCCGTCGCCCGCTACAAGCAGAGCCAGATGCACAAGCACCTCCTGTCGCTGTCGAAATCGACGCTCAAGGAGGAAGCCGGGCTGGCGATGGAGGACATCAACCTGATCGGCACGCCGGACGTGATCCTGGAGAAGATCGCGAAGCTGAAGGACGCCGGCGTCACCCATCTGCTCGGCATGTATTTCGCGGCGAACGACGTCCAGGAACTGCTGGACCAGATGCAGTTCTTCGCCGAAGAGGTGATGCCGCGGATCGAGTGA
- a CDS encoding LLM class flavin-dependent oxidoreductase codes for MTSTLGLSFDGGETTEAFRAMIELGDRGGASTAWLASHLFQREPISSAAIALGATSRISIALMAMSPYSVHPLYATMAAATLDEYFPGRVKLCFGVGAPRDLEAAGLVAEHPLGTLREAIALARALLGGETVDFNGERFKVSGRRLSTGARDVPIYLAASGPQMLELAGAAADGVLISAATSPAFIRWTLDLVRKGEEKAGRVIKKTALVYVSADADETTARDRLRRTLGFILRGQHHARNLELAGTTLDQAALAAAYAREDWDAVNALVTDDVVMRHSASGTPEQVRAAFAAYEDVGVDEIVASGMGTPADLRQLLDALK; via the coding sequence ATGACCAGCACGCTCGGCCTCTCTTTCGACGGCGGCGAGACCACCGAGGCATTTCGCGCGATGATCGAACTGGGCGATCGCGGTGGCGCCTCGACGGCCTGGCTCGCCTCGCATTTGTTCCAGCGCGAACCGATCTCCTCGGCCGCGATCGCGCTCGGCGCCACCAGCCGGATCAGCATCGCCCTGATGGCGATGAGCCCGTATTCGGTCCATCCGCTCTACGCCACCATGGCCGCGGCGACGCTGGACGAGTACTTCCCCGGCCGCGTCAAACTGTGCTTCGGCGTCGGCGCGCCGCGCGATCTCGAAGCCGCGGGACTCGTCGCCGAGCATCCGCTCGGCACGCTGCGCGAGGCGATCGCGCTGGCGCGGGCGCTGCTCGGCGGCGAAACGGTCGATTTCAACGGCGAGCGCTTCAAGGTCTCGGGTCGACGGCTGTCGACCGGCGCGCGCGACGTCCCGATCTATCTGGCCGCCTCGGGCCCGCAAATGCTCGAACTCGCCGGCGCCGCCGCCGATGGCGTGCTGATCAGCGCGGCGACCTCGCCGGCTTTCATCCGCTGGACGCTCGATCTCGTCCGCAAGGGCGAAGAGAAAGCCGGCCGGGTCATCAAGAAGACGGCGCTCGTCTATGTTTCGGCCGATGCCGACGAGACCACCGCCCGCGACCGCCTGCGTCGCACCCTCGGTTTCATCCTGCGCGGCCAGCACCATGCCCGCAATCTCGAACTCGCGGGCACGACGCTCGACCAGGCCGCGCTGGCCGCGGCGTACGCGCGCGAAGACTGGGACGCGGTGAACGCGCTGGTGACGGACGATGTGGTGATGCGCCACAGCGCCAGCGGCACACCGGAGCAGGTCCGTGCGGCGTTCGCGGCGTATGAGGATGTCGGCGTCGACGAGATCGTGGCGTCCGGCATGGGCACCCCCGCCGACCTGCGGCAACTCCTCGATGCGCTCAAATAG
- a CDS encoding IclR family transcriptional regulator → MGAESQSVARAVDILQLLSDNGSLGVREIARRMELSPTIVHRLVSTLASTGLAEQAPDTQKYRIGYRAFRIGSSFLSQNDLDRASTPELVALAEQHQISSFLGVLRGGAMVYLKVVKSNGPIAINNQPGSLAAIHSTAFGKVMLAALPDKVAAEVLGKEPYKRLTKKTKVTFRALLGELREIRETGIAISDEENLVNVYSVGAAVRDASGEVIASLSGAVPRQGMTKREIEHVNALVKSAADSVSRKMGAPSAPSGGRGR, encoded by the coding sequence ATGGGTGCTGAAAGTCAGTCGGTTGCACGCGCGGTCGATATTCTGCAACTGCTGTCCGACAACGGTTCGCTCGGCGTGCGTGAGATCGCCCGGCGCATGGAGCTGTCGCCGACCATCGTGCATCGGCTGGTGAGCACGCTGGCCTCGACGGGCCTCGCGGAGCAGGCGCCGGACACCCAGAAGTACCGCATCGGCTATCGCGCGTTCCGGATCGGATCGTCGTTCCTGTCGCAGAACGATCTCGACCGCGCCAGCACGCCCGAACTGGTGGCGCTCGCCGAACAGCACCAGATCAGCAGCTTTCTCGGCGTGCTACGTGGCGGCGCGATGGTCTATCTCAAGGTCGTCAAGAGCAACGGCCCGATCGCGATCAACAATCAGCCCGGCTCGCTCGCCGCGATTCACTCCACCGCCTTCGGCAAGGTGATGCTCGCTGCGCTGCCCGACAAGGTGGCCGCCGAGGTGCTCGGCAAGGAGCCCTACAAGCGGCTGACGAAGAAGACCAAGGTGACGTTCCGCGCGCTGCTCGGTGAGTTGCGCGAGATCCGCGAGACCGGGATCGCGATTTCCGACGAGGAGAACCTGGTCAACGTCTATTCGGTCGGCGCCGCCGTGCGGGACGCTTCGGGCGAGGTGATCGCCTCGCTCAGCGGAGCGGTGCCGCGACAGGGGATGACCAAGCGCGAGATCGAACACGTCAACGCGCTGGTGAAGTCGGCGGCCGACAGCGTCTCGCGCAAGATGGGGGCGCCGTCGGCGCCGTCCGGCGGTCGCGGGCGCTGA
- a CDS encoding low specificity L-threonine aldolase: MDFASDNAVGASPRVLEALLAANEGAEPAYGHDCYSDRARALLNEVFECEVAAYFVATGTASNALALGAITPPWGAVFCHHQAHIANDECGAPEMFTAGAKLIGVDGAHGKIDPAALRDILSGFPAGTVRQVQPASLSLSQATECGTLYDCGEIAALAAIAHDRGLAVHMDGARFANALVAIGCTAAEMSWKAGIDVLSFGATKNGALACEAVIFFDEAKAAAFAYQCKRAGHVLSKGRMLGAQMTAYLAGGHWLDLARLANRRAAELSDGLTRVPGVRQAFEPRGNQLFAALPRPVDAALRKAGARYYEWGDRGFGRMLTPGTNDVLVRLVTSFATSADDVRAFVSAARGAT; this comes from the coding sequence ATGGATTTTGCCAGCGACAACGCCGTCGGCGCGAGCCCGCGCGTGCTCGAAGCTCTCCTCGCGGCCAATGAGGGCGCCGAGCCGGCCTACGGCCACGATTGCTACAGCGACCGCGCGCGCGCGCTGCTGAACGAGGTCTTCGAATGCGAGGTCGCGGCTTACTTCGTCGCGACCGGAACGGCGTCGAACGCGCTCGCGCTCGGCGCGATCACCCCGCCTTGGGGGGCGGTGTTCTGTCATCATCAGGCCCACATCGCCAATGACGAATGCGGCGCGCCGGAAATGTTCACCGCAGGCGCCAAGCTGATCGGCGTCGACGGCGCGCACGGCAAGATCGATCCGGCCGCCCTGCGCGACATCCTCAGCGGATTCCCCGCGGGCACGGTGCGGCAGGTGCAGCCGGCCTCGCTGTCGCTGTCGCAGGCGACCGAATGCGGCACGCTTTACGACTGCGGCGAGATCGCCGCACTCGCCGCCATCGCCCACGATCGCGGCTTGGCGGTGCATATGGACGGCGCGCGCTTCGCCAATGCACTGGTCGCGATCGGATGCACGGCAGCCGAGATGAGCTGGAAGGCCGGCATCGACGTCCTCTCCTTCGGCGCGACCAAGAACGGCGCTTTGGCCTGCGAGGCCGTGATCTTCTTCGACGAGGCGAAGGCCGCGGCGTTCGCCTATCAGTGCAAGCGCGCCGGCCACGTCCTGTCCAAGGGGCGGATGCTCGGCGCGCAGATGACCGCCTATCTCGCCGGCGGACACTGGCTCGATCTCGCGCGGCTGGCCAACCGGCGCGCCGCCGAATTGTCGGACGGCCTCACCCGGGTGCCGGGCGTGCGGCAGGCTTTCGAGCCGCGCGGCAATCAGCTCTTTGCCGCACTGCCCCGGCCGGTCGATGCGGCGCTCAGGAAGGCCGGCGCGCGCTACTACGAATGGGGCGACCGCGGCTTCGGGCGGATGCTGACGCCAGGGACCAACGACGTTCTGGTTCGGCTGGTGACGTCCTTCGCGACCTCGGCCGACGACGTCCGTGCCTTCGTGAGCGCCGCCCGGGGCGCGACGTGA
- a CDS encoding ABC transporter substrate-binding protein — translation MKRLMVAIGLALAAPVAAHAQNIVIGASVPDTGPAAAPAIWQRWGYQLALDEANAAGGVLGKKIEMLAYDNRCNPSEAVNVANKLIEAKVVAIVGAHCSSATLATMPLIAAAKIPLVDGIASSPKITDLSGVGGNEWTFRINPSDDDMMNALGIYLSGSSKIKRVAILGEDTDFGRGGAAAFATVAKKYGLEVISTDFHPQSYPDFTALLTRIQQSKPDAIAIFQLAGDQLNFLRNAMQLGVRIPFIGRFDPGGNNLQIIQAGGMEGSITAWTYSYLVDTAANKAFAAEIEKRHKTTPVLQTWAGYDAMRLLLTAIRNAGSTDPTAIRDAIKKIEFTNVMGAKVTFDDHNQGGKVVLIEGVADKKVKILKEVSLAN, via the coding sequence ATGAAGAGATTGATGGTGGCGATCGGGCTTGCGCTCGCTGCGCCGGTGGCGGCCCATGCACAGAACATCGTGATCGGCGCCAGCGTCCCCGATACCGGACCGGCCGCCGCGCCCGCGATATGGCAGCGGTGGGGTTACCAGCTGGCGCTCGACGAGGCCAATGCGGCCGGCGGCGTGCTCGGCAAGAAAATCGAGATGCTGGCCTACGATAACCGCTGCAATCCGTCGGAAGCGGTGAACGTCGCCAACAAGCTGATCGAGGCCAAAGTCGTCGCCATCGTCGGCGCACATTGTTCGTCGGCGACGCTCGCCACCATGCCGCTGATCGCCGCGGCGAAGATTCCGCTGGTGGACGGCATCGCATCGAGCCCGAAGATCACCGATCTATCCGGCGTCGGCGGCAACGAATGGACGTTCCGCATCAACCCGTCCGACGACGACATGATGAACGCGCTCGGCATCTATCTGAGCGGCAGCTCGAAGATCAAGCGTGTGGCCATATTGGGCGAGGACACCGACTTCGGACGCGGCGGCGCCGCGGCCTTCGCGACGGTCGCCAAGAAGTACGGACTCGAGGTGATCTCGACCGACTTCCACCCGCAGAGCTATCCGGACTTCACCGCGCTGCTGACGCGCATCCAGCAGAGCAAGCCGGACGCGATCGCGATCTTCCAACTCGCCGGCGATCAGCTCAACTTCCTGCGCAATGCGATGCAACTCGGCGTGCGGATTCCGTTCATCGGCCGTTTCGACCCCGGCGGCAACAATCTGCAGATCATCCAGGCCGGCGGCATGGAGGGTTCGATCACCGCATGGACCTACAGCTATCTGGTCGATACGGCCGCCAACAAGGCCTTCGCTGCGGAGATCGAGAAGCGCCACAAGACCACGCCGGTGTTGCAGACCTGGGCCGGCTACGACGCCATGCGCCTGCTGCTGACGGCGATCAGGAATGCCGGATCGACCGACCCCACGGCGATACGCGACGCGATCAAGAAGATCGAATTCACCAACGTCATGGGGGCCAAAGTTACCTTCGACGACCACAACCAGGGCGGCAAGGTCGTGCTGATCGAAGGCGTGGCCGACAAGAAGGTCAAGATCCTGAAGGAAGTCTCGCTGGCGAACTGA
- a CDS encoding AlpA family transcriptional regulator: protein MPEPDRIIRLKTVIARTGLSRSTIYRKIAEGTFPAQLKISSNGTGWHESDIHRWIAHPAGWRPKHESDKGK, encoded by the coding sequence ATGCCCGAACCAGATCGTATCATCCGTCTGAAAACCGTAATTGCCCGCACCGGCCTGTCCCGGTCCACAATCTACCGCAAGATCGCCGAGGGCACCTTCCCGGCTCAGCTCAAAATCAGCAGCAACGGAACCGGCTGGCATGAATCCGACATCCACCGCTGGATCGCCCATCCCGCGGGGTGGAGGCCGAAGCATGAGTCAGATAAGGGCAAATGA
- a CDS encoding sensor histidine kinase, with amino-acid sequence MTIFFWNPISLTYLTQLVLVLVIAALLVKTQLRRDSHAETPRSTILLASSFGFYGSYSVLSFLRAILRTDLQAWVEPPISVLSSIAIVLFVQFAHHFPEPFARERVERRVVTALSIVFVAVEVGFAIYRYQELGLGHVEYRPAFMDLPAIAAMGWLFVLAFRRALRAATDRDRGRPPDAPKREWSNNPAAAARAVLLFAIVPLLLVIVTLLQAYHLIGVETREIAAALLNLAGLLGFLLLYLNYFVTEGSFSIKLSSTALALVLGGFTSVAWIIGFDFSGAYKGDTSSLRYQTHVFRPTAEGGYNVSRVDYAFVPVEAQVRQPGAFRIELPFDFPFFSKVHRQAFIREDGMVGFESVPTWPDTVFRNGAQPAIFPLAVDLAEPATNVSAEEGIHLSTSPEEVVVTWSGLPRAGEKGDHYAFQMILRPSGEIQFSYQELPRILLNDLFVPNRVPMLMGVTPGFSNGETRLVHFQRGQTLNGPPGTGLIENFRLDYLAYLNGIYTPLAWLILVTSPATLLVFQALFRTNLVRPLDTLLAGVGRFREGTLSQRLPVHFPDEIGYLTRSFNEMAEKQNDLLNGLEDRVTERTAEVTILADRNARLEERSRISSDLHDAVSQTLFSAVLIAETLPEQWKRDRTKAEALLTDIARLNRSALDEMRDLLSRVRSPDLVEPVLGTLLRGLVARFEERHALGISLTVGSDARLDEDVQIAFFRIAQEGLNNVMKHASSATVRLFYEALEGQAILTIEDDGNGFDTAHLREGSMGLQIMAERARKIGAVLETTSRPGHGTQITLIWNQNDA; translated from the coding sequence ATGACGATCTTCTTCTGGAATCCGATTTCGCTGACCTATCTGACCCAGCTGGTCCTGGTGCTGGTGATCGCGGCCCTGCTCGTTAAGACGCAGCTCAGGCGAGATTCGCACGCCGAGACGCCACGTTCGACCATCCTGCTGGCGAGCAGCTTTGGCTTTTATGGCAGCTACAGCGTCTTGAGTTTCCTCCGGGCGATACTGCGCACGGACCTCCAAGCCTGGGTCGAACCACCGATCAGCGTCCTGTCGTCCATCGCGATCGTGCTCTTCGTCCAATTCGCTCATCACTTCCCAGAACCGTTCGCGCGCGAGCGGGTCGAGCGCCGCGTCGTGACGGCTCTGTCCATTGTCTTCGTCGCCGTCGAGGTCGGCTTCGCGATCTATCGCTACCAAGAACTCGGCCTCGGGCATGTCGAGTACCGGCCGGCGTTCATGGATCTGCCCGCCATCGCGGCGATGGGTTGGCTGTTCGTACTGGCTTTTCGTCGGGCTCTTCGCGCCGCGACGGATCGCGATCGGGGCCGTCCGCCGGACGCGCCGAAGCGCGAATGGTCGAACAATCCCGCCGCTGCCGCCCGCGCGGTGCTGCTGTTCGCCATCGTGCCTTTGCTGCTGGTGATCGTCACCCTGTTGCAGGCCTATCACCTGATCGGCGTCGAGACGCGGGAAATCGCCGCCGCCTTGCTGAACCTCGCGGGGCTTCTCGGTTTTCTCCTTCTCTACTTGAACTACTTCGTGACCGAAGGGTCGTTCTCGATCAAACTGAGCAGCACCGCGCTCGCTCTCGTTCTGGGAGGCTTCACCAGCGTCGCCTGGATCATCGGCTTCGACTTTTCCGGCGCCTACAAGGGCGACACTTCCAGCCTCAGATATCAGACCCACGTCTTCCGCCCCACGGCCGAGGGCGGCTACAACGTTTCTCGCGTCGACTATGCGTTCGTCCCGGTCGAGGCACAGGTCCGCCAGCCCGGAGCCTTCCGAATCGAGTTGCCGTTCGACTTTCCGTTCTTTTCGAAAGTCCACCGCCAGGCCTTCATCCGCGAGGACGGCATGGTGGGATTCGAATCCGTCCCAACCTGGCCCGACACGGTGTTCCGGAACGGCGCGCAACCGGCGATCTTTCCCCTAGCGGTCGATCTCGCCGAGCCGGCGACGAACGTGTCCGCGGAGGAGGGAATTCACCTGTCCACCTCGCCGGAGGAGGTGGTCGTCACGTGGTCCGGCTTGCCCCGCGCCGGGGAGAAGGGCGATCACTATGCTTTCCAGATGATCTTGCGGCCATCGGGCGAGATCCAATTCTCCTATCAGGAGCTACCGCGGATTCTGCTCAACGATCTGTTCGTGCCCAACCGGGTGCCGATGCTCATGGGAGTGACCCCTGGATTCTCCAATGGCGAGACGCGGCTCGTACACTTCCAGCGGGGACAAACCTTGAACGGACCGCCAGGGACTGGCCTGATCGAGAACTTCAGGTTGGACTACCTCGCCTATCTGAACGGGATCTACACCCCTCTCGCCTGGCTGATCCTGGTGACCTCGCCGGCAACGTTGCTGGTGTTTCAAGCTTTGTTCCGGACCAACCTCGTGCGTCCGCTCGACACGCTGCTCGCCGGCGTCGGACGGTTTCGCGAGGGGACGCTCTCCCAGCGCCTGCCGGTCCACTTCCCCGACGAGATCGGCTATCTGACCCGATCTTTCAACGAGATGGCCGAGAAGCAGAACGACCTGCTGAACGGTCTGGAAGACCGTGTCACGGAACGCACCGCGGAGGTCACGATCCTGGCCGACCGCAATGCCCGGCTCGAGGAGCGCAGCCGGATTTCGAGCGACCTCCATGACGCCGTCAGCCAGACCCTGTTTTCTGCAGTGCTGATCGCCGAAACCCTGCCCGAGCAGTGGAAGCGCGACAGGACTAAAGCCGAGGCCCTGCTGACCGACATCGCCCGGTTGAACCGGTCGGCACTCGATGAGATGCGCGACCTCCTGAGCCGCGTCCGGTCGCCGGATCTCGTCGAGCCTGTCCTCGGGACGCTCCTTCGCGGCCTCGTCGCGCGGTTCGAGGAACGCCACGCCCTCGGAATCAGCTTGACGGTAGGCAGCGACGCTCGCCTGGACGAAGACGTTCAGATCGCCTTCTTTCGGATCGCACAGGAAGGACTGAACAACGTCATGAAACACGCCTCCTCCGCGACCGTGCGGCTGTTCTACGAGGCGCTCGAAGGTCAGGCAATCCTGACGATCGAGGACGACGGCAACGGATTCGACACCGCTCACCTTCGCGAAGGCAGCATGGGCCTGCAGATCATGGCGGAGCGGGCAAGAAAGATCGGCGCCGTTCTCGAGACGACGTCGAGGCCGGGCCACGGGACGCAGATTACGCTCATCTGGAATCAAAACGATGCCTGA
- a CDS encoding response regulator transcription factor has product MPETSIRLLLADDHPVVRAGLRHVLGTISGLSVVAEAESGEEALYLCAKHRPDIVIMDVKMAGIGGTSATRAICQTYHPGTRVLGLTTEADMTTVSQMIDAGASGLLLKTCTVNELETAIRDVLAGRIVLDPLLQKGAPRARTAAAESEITLGSQQKKVLALLVKGFTNSEIAERLGISLPTARYHVSAILVKLGASNRAEAAGLAVRLNIVGADDY; this is encoded by the coding sequence ATGCCTGAGACCTCGATCCGCCTGCTGCTCGCCGACGATCATCCGGTCGTAAGGGCCGGCCTGCGCCACGTGCTCGGCACCATTTCCGGATTGTCCGTCGTCGCGGAGGCGGAATCCGGAGAGGAAGCCCTCTATTTGTGCGCAAAGCACCGTCCAGACATCGTCATCATGGACGTGAAGATGGCGGGCATCGGAGGCACTTCGGCCACCCGCGCGATCTGCCAGACCTATCACCCCGGCACCCGGGTTCTCGGCCTCACGACCGAGGCGGATATGACCACGGTGTCCCAGATGATCGACGCGGGGGCGAGCGGGCTGCTGCTCAAGACCTGCACCGTGAACGAACTCGAGACCGCGATCCGCGACGTCTTGGCGGGCCGCATCGTCCTCGACCCCCTGCTGCAGAAGGGCGCACCCCGGGCGCGAACGGCGGCAGCGGAAAGCGAGATCACCCTCGGCAGCCAGCAGAAGAAGGTGCTGGCGCTACTCGTCAAGGGCTTCACCAATTCCGAGATCGCCGAGCGGCTCGGCATCTCGCTGCCGACCGCGCGCTATCACGTCAGCGCAATTCTGGTGAAGCTTGGAGCCTCGAACCGAGCCGAAGCAGCGGGATTGGCGGTCCGCCTGAACATCGTTGGGGCCGACGATTATTGA
- a CDS encoding STY0301 family protein, whose translation MPSLRRSTRIIALVAALIGAAPGALHAQSAIACPERLQTLSVTLAKPEQIAGFTPVIGGDTSSQTWLQDVAVFGRTAGQTVLVPGTPKGKKRLDWRFDGQIEVWIGCVYEAGVTLHRSVGRPKSCTAAILRSKDPGGGSWGMDLASFKCN comes from the coding sequence ATGCCGTCGTTGCGGCGAAGCACGCGCATCATAGCGCTCGTAGCGGCGTTGATCGGAGCGGCGCCGGGGGCGTTGCATGCCCAGAGCGCAATCGCGTGCCCGGAGCGGTTGCAGACACTTTCGGTGACGCTCGCGAAGCCTGAGCAGATCGCCGGCTTCACGCCGGTGATCGGCGGCGACACCTCGTCGCAAACCTGGCTGCAGGACGTCGCGGTGTTCGGCCGGACCGCCGGTCAGACCGTGCTCGTGCCGGGGACCCCCAAAGGAAAGAAACGTCTCGACTGGCGGTTCGACGGGCAGATCGAGGTCTGGATCGGTTGCGTGTACGAGGCCGGCGTCACGCTGCACCGGTCCGTCGGACGGCCGAAGAGCTGCACCGCGGCGATCCTGCGCAGCAAGGATCCGGGCGGCGGCAGTTGGGGCATGGATCTGGCGTCTTTCAAATGCAACTGA
- a CDS encoding SDR family oxidoreductase: protein MSGALVGKTALVTGSSRGIGRAIAIAAAREGAVVGVHYAGGADAAGETLDAIRAGGGDGFLLQADLSERGGPDALAAKFLDEVEQRTGQRSFDLLVNNAGYGGRYRIDQVDDEIFDRMIAVNFRAPFFLTRALHPAIRDGGRIVNVSSMGTRVAFPDMSIYAPSKAALETLSVVLAKQLGRRGITVNAVLPGATVTDMNPLDKDQARAAAATETITLQRLGRPNDIAGVVLMLLSDAGGWITGQRIDASGGQRL from the coding sequence ATGAGCGGGGCATTGGTTGGTAAGACGGCGCTGGTCACCGGCTCGAGCCGCGGCATCGGACGGGCGATCGCGATCGCTGCTGCGCGCGAAGGCGCGGTTGTCGGCGTGCACTATGCCGGCGGCGCCGATGCGGCCGGGGAGACTCTCGATGCGATCCGGGCCGGGGGCGGCGACGGCTTTCTGCTTCAGGCCGATCTGTCCGAGCGGGGCGGCCCCGACGCGCTGGCGGCGAAATTTCTCGACGAAGTCGAACAGCGCACCGGACAGCGCAGCTTCGACCTATTGGTCAACAATGCCGGTTATGGCGGGCGCTACCGGATCGACCAGGTCGACGACGAGATCTTTGATCGCATGATCGCAGTCAATTTCCGGGCGCCGTTCTTTCTGACCCGCGCGCTTCATCCAGCGATCAGAGACGGCGGTCGCATCGTCAACGTCTCGTCAATGGGAACCCGGGTGGCGTTTCCCGATATGAGCATTTACGCGCCGTCGAAGGCGGCATTGGAGACTCTAAGCGTGGTCCTGGCCAAGCAGCTGGGTCGCCGCGGCATCACCGTCAATGCTGTCTTGCCCGGCGCGACGGTGACGGACATGAACCCGCTCGACAAGGATCAGGCGCGTGCTGCCGCTGCTACCGAGACAATTACACTCCAGCGCCTCGGTCGACCGAACGACATTGCGGGAGTGGTGCTGATGCTGCTGTCGGATGCTGGTGGATGGATCACTGGCCAGCGAATCGACGCCTCGGGCGGGCAAAGGCTCTGA